The genomic stretch CTGCACTGTCACTCTTCTCGAGCTCCTGAAGCAAATTAGGTATAGTAACAGAAGATCAGGACAGTAAGTAATAACAGTTGAGAAATGCAAAGGCTACTTGAGCAAGTAGGATTGAGTATCCTACTCTCCCCCACAAACATCAAGCCAATACAGTACATGTGGGCAAGATCCATGCTgctcagcaggtgggccctaccatttaCATCCCATGATCTGAAAATTAGGCTGCACaggcattaggtgggccccacatgtatgtggAAAACACGCAAGGAAAATGAATTGATTGGCAGCCCACATTCTACACGAGCAATAACAGAGAAACAAACCAAACCTGCACGAAGAGGGGGATGTAGCGCTTTGCTAGCTTGCCATCTGCAAGGCAAATCTTTCCCATTGTCATCCAGGATTGAATGTACAAAGTCAGGGCCACCTGTTTGATCGAAACTGTCAAGCCAGCAAGTTCTTTAGGCTTAGCTTTGGAACTTCCGGACGTGATGATGGTGTGTAACAGGGGGACAATGCCCTTCAAATCCGCCGAAGGGCTAACCACAACCAACGACCCGACAGTAAAAACTGCAGTCACGGCTCTGGACAGCGACTCAGATGCAATTGCTTCCCTCTTTCCCTTTCTATTGCCACTTCGGGGCGGTGTTAGAAAAGTATCATCTTTGCTGGCTTCTGAGACCTCCAGCATGTAGTTGTTGAGAATGCAGATCGCCTTGGAGATTAACTGATGCACCCATTTCAACACAAGGCTATCACCCTCCTCCGAGTTCGTAGCCTTCTGCTTGCATATGGTTCTGAGGGCTTTCACATGAGCATTAACCTGTCATCATATAAAAGAATGAAACTCTTTAACCACTAAGCTCGAAAGAACCAATGATATACATAGCATCCTCAGCCTTTCAGATCAGTTTGTAATAGTGAGGCCAATGGTTCAGTGTTCCAGACAATTGATTTGATGGATGGAACATATCCCAGAAAGCCCCAAGCTTGGAATATCCTAGCTAGCCCACCTTTGGCCTTTTTTTAGTTCAATGTAGGCTGCTTGCTGCATTTCTTTTTTTAACCACCTAACATGGGGTCGGGATATCCCTTCGAGGGAACTTTGGGCATTGTTCATCaactgtgtggcccattgtttCAAAATCTAGGTCATTGAACCGCAGACCACCATGTATATCCTCAGGCCAGGGATCATATGATTCCTCTGGCAGGAGTTGTGATAAAATTCAATGGACCCAGATAATAAATACCTCTGCCGAGTGCATGTTGAACTCCTCAATCCGTTGAAGCAAGTCGTGTGCGAGTTCTGCAGCAGGCTCTGATGGCAGCTCCACAGAAACATTGGAAATAGTCTGTAACAGGAAAACGCGATCTCCAGCCCAAGCAATGGAACTGGAATCAACATCACTTAGTGAAGCCATCTCTTCTTTCCTAACGGGACTGAAAACCTCACCTTTCGATTTACTATTGTCAAGGAGCTGCCAGTGATGGTGCAGGAACTCCCATTTCACTGCTTTCAGCAGGAAGGATGAAACCTCAGAAAGAAGAAGCCAAGCGCCTGGAGGAGCAGTCCACTTCTCTATTGGCATCGAATGGTTCAACCAGATCGATTCGGAGGTATTTATGATATTCTGAAGTGCAGTGGCAATGGCAGGCCTGAGCTGCTTCTTCTTGCCGAGGCTAGTGCAGATCTTCCTCACGCAAGGCGCCACCTCGCCATCACAGATCCCTTTCAGTAAAACCAACACGCCTTGGGAAAAGATCGACTCCAGTTCCCCTTCTAAACTCCATTTCAAACTTGTACTGGCATGGCTGGTTGTGTTACTGCTTGAACTTGCAGACCCAAATCTGGACACTCGATCCAATATCAGTTCCTGGAACAAGTTCTCGCATTCCGTTTGAATGCTTGTTTCATTGTCCGTTATCAGCCGTGGAATGGCATGAAGCCACTCGGTGATCACACTACTTTCTGAGAATTTTCGAAATACCTACAAACACAACACCACAACGAGCATTACGGCTGCAAAAACAATCAAATCTATATTGACATGAAATTCACGTAACAAAGGCAGAAAGAAAACCTTCTAATTAAAAGTTATCGAAGACCgatgggaaaaaaataataataataataaaatgtagCCTGCAGGCACCATAATCCTAACAGAGAATTAAACCAACTCTAGATAACAGCCATAAGAAAGTTTCATTGTGGATTTTAACACTGTCTGTGATGAAAAACCAAACATTATTTCCAGGCTGGACATTTtccattttttacattttttttctgtTTCTAACAACCCTTCTAATTATATAATAATACTGCCAATTGGTTGCTATGGGGACACCATTTCTAAACCATGGAGAAAGAAGAGAGGCGGAGGCCATCAAAATCAGATGCAGAATCAAACATATAGAGAGACAGCGTAATGGGTTTTGATcacttggcaccatggatttgggttTCTGACTAAAGAATCCAAACCCTGGATTTTGCATTCTTTCAGTTGGCATTTTACAGCCTGAATTTTCAATTATATTGAATCCAGAAATTATGTTTGGCAGCCTGGATTTTGACTTACGGGAGCCTTAAAAGAAAGGAAGGGAGAGCAATCATGAGAGAGAATTGAAATCCAGGATTTTTCACTCCAActtttctcttggattttagaaggggcctctttgaggattttcaaccaaattggatttgaaatccaggaTTTTGGGGGGTGCCAAACATGACTTGGATTACAAATCCTAGATTCGAATCCCTAACTGCCCAAAATCCATGCTGCCAAGAGATATGCTACTGTTATACACACTACATGAAGTTCCATCAAACACACCAAAATCTCACTATAGTATAAATGGCACATGTGTACAATGATCTTGGTGGTGGTCGATTTGTTGGCTACCACATTGACAGACCATACCGCAAATGAAAACGTCATCAACAATCACAGTAGTCATCTACTCAACAGCCCAACAAGAGGGGCAGTTAACTCAAAAAAGAGCAGCACTCCGCATTCTGTGGGCAAAACACAGCGCTGATCATTGACAGCCCACCTTGTGGTAGTGTAGTGGTCTTGATCATCATACATGTTTACAATGTGTAGGGTGGATAAGCCACTTAATAGAGTCTTTTATGAATCATGAAAGATAGAAGCATTTCTCATTTACATAAATCCCAAGAAACAAAAATaacagagaaagaaaggaaaatgaaaggaaatgaagaaCTGAGTAAATATCCAAACACACTACCTCCGACAACGCCAATACACCGGCTTTGCGAATGCTAACAAGCGGGTCTGAGCAGGCAATGGCAATTGTCTTGAGCATGACTTCATCAATGCAGCTCCCATTCAGATCCGTAGATTTGATAATGAGTAGAAGAGCAGCCTTCCTCACAGCTGCCTTCTCATCCACACACCTCTTCCTCAACAGCTCATTCAATCCTCCAGCTGAGCCTCTGTGGACCCCTGCATTTCCAAAACCCATCACTTCCTGCAACCGGGCACAGTTCCCGGGATTGCCCACCAGGAACCCAATCGCCTGGGCCACATTTGTCAGAGCCCGTGCTCGGATCCCCGCCACCACATCAGAGCAGCACTCAATCAAAGCTTCCAAACATCTAATGCCCCACCAGCTCCCGCCCTCATCTGCAACCCCATCTGTTAAATTCACCCCAAGTGGGTTACGCAACGTCGTCAGCATCGTAAAAATCAGGTCAACTGCTATGAGCCTTAGCTGTGCCTTTCCATGCGTCAGCTCCACCACATAATCAGCGAAACCGATCTGATCGTCCAATTCCATGGCCCGGACAACTTCTATGATCGAATCAACCGCTGACGCCCGCGACTCAGACTTCTCCGGTGCCTTATTAACTAGGTACCTTGGAAGATACACAACAGCTTTCCTAACCGCCTCGCAATCCTTCGCTGCAGCCATCATCCTACCTGTCACAAATCTCAACGCAAACGTCTTCACCTGAGATTTCAGCAGCAGAATTGACGGCGACAGCGACTTAAGAACTTCAACGGCTGCAACAGTTTGATCGCCATGCTCAGGCCGTAAAACGCCATGCAGAATCCGAAAGCAGAGATCGCACAACCCATTAAAATTCGCAGAATTATCATACGACTCGAGAGCCATTATGGGAATCCCAGCGACGGTTTCTACTAAAGATTTGAGAGTATCCGGAAACCGATTGAGATGAATCAGATCAAGAACAGATTCCAATTTTTCAAGAACAGAGAATACAAGCCTGATATCAAGATGAGCCCCCCTATTGGGGTCATCCTCTGCCTCTTCATCGTGGGCCCTGCAAGCATTCCGCCGGCTACCGCCTCCCTTTCTACTTCTCTTGGTCTTGCTGCGGGGCCCGACATCGGAGGTTCCCGGCGGGACGGTTCGATGGTTCTTGAAAGAGCGGCGAAGAGAACGGAGGAGGGAGAGGAAGGCGACGGGCGTGAAGATGGTGTAGATGGGGGACTTGGGGGAGGTGAGGATTGTGAGGTAGAGGTGAGAAGCTGAGATGGAGATCCGGGGGTGGGCCGCATCCATCGCGGAGGAGATCGGACGGACGAGAATGGATGGAGGGAGGTTCTTGGATGAGAGCTCTTCCCATAGACGGTCGGATTCGTTGTCATCGAAGAGGGTCTGGAGGCCAAGGAGAGCGGATTCTGAAATGGGGTTTTCGGAATTTGAGTTTTGGAGGTTGTGCTGGGATTCGAGCTCGGTGATTATTTGGGAGAGAGCGTCTTCCATGGCGGAGGGCTTGGAGCTTCTGCTctctctcacctctctctctctctctctctctctctctctctctctgaattggGGATACTCTGGCGGAgagtgacgcttgatacgcaggcactgagaAATTGTATGACTATGAATCATTAACTGAAATTAAACCGAATAATTTTGGGAACCCATCTATATCTAAATCACGTTCACAAAACACGATTGGTTGagaaatcctaacctctgattcgtggacacttgtttgttgaaataggaccattggatttttattttcaaccgttcaataaatgtccaccaatctgatagtcagctAATCAAATAGTCATGATTTTTTGTGCATGATAAATCTCATTTTGGTGCCATCATTTGGACAGTTTGATTTATATTACTTGTATTTtgcgtatgcaatttctaagtgcctgcatattatTTATCAAACTCTGCCCGAGTATTAaaatttctttctcttttgaatTTGGGCTTCCCGCTCCCAAAAGGGGCCTTTGTTTTTAGCCAAGGCCCTTCCTGACCTGCGCAGGTACAGGGGGCGGGCCTGCGGCTCGTGGGGCGAAACGACTTCGTGTGcagtagatccacaccgtccaatgtttGGACTTGAATACGGCCACCACACcgatcaaaatttcaggtgggccacaccataggcgACCTGAGTTCTCCCATAGGATGTTTGTTTGAAACGTCCCTTCGTCCTGGTGAAAAGCATCatttcaatggattggatggccccACGGATCCAGCACTAGTGGACCTTCTCATAACAaaatatttcctatggtgtgcatatctgagatttggatccacctgacTTATGGTGTCCGTGGTAAACATGAGGCAGCCCACCTGCTGAACGGCTTGAATCTCATGCACGTTCTCCCTTAATTGCCCttggggcccgtttggccgggaggattgaaagggattgaatggtattagggtggatggcatggattgctAGGTAATGATAGTATTGTAAGTGGATTgccttgagatacatgggattgctatatccagtctgtttggcacgctcggccaatcccaggattaagccttcccatcccttccaatccctcataCCAAACACATACGtctcaggcaaatttgaatggattaaggtggattagataggatttaaaggtaatgatggtgttgtcagtggattgtcttaagacccacggtattgggatcagatcacctactctgtttggcacgcccagccaattccgggatttaacttccaataccatccaatcccttccaatctgaccgGCCAAACGAGCCCTTGAAAATTTGAGATTGGACACAGCTGTTGCTAATtaataaggggtcgtttggcaccatggatttgggggattGTTTGGCACAATAAAGTAATCAAGGCTTCAAATTTAGGGGCTTTCTAATCCCTAAAAAAGGGGGTTTAAGATCTACGTGacagcttggattacatctaaagtCCTTCCAAGAgctgcatgtgtaacatgtatgtctCAATATAGTTATTTTATTAGgcacgtggcccactaatga from Magnolia sinica isolate HGM2019 chromosome 17, MsV1, whole genome shotgun sequence encodes the following:
- the LOC131231370 gene encoding uncharacterized protein LOC131231370, with translation MEDALSQIITELESQHNLQNSNSENPISESALLGLQTLFDDNESDRLWEELSSKNLPPSILVRPISSAMDAAHPRISISASHLYLTILTSPKSPIYTIFTPVAFLSLLRSLRRSFKNHRTVPPGTSDVGPRSKTKRSRKGGGSRRNACRAHDEEAEDDPNRGAHLDIRLVFSVLEKLESVLDLIHLNRFPDTLKSLVETVAGIPIMALESYDNSANFNGLCDLCFRILHGVLRPEHGDQTVAAVEVLKSLSPSILLLKSQVKTFALRFVTGRMMAAAKDCEAVRKAVVYLPRYLVNKAPEKSESRASAVDSIIEVVRAMELDDQIGFADYVVELTHGKAQLRLIAVDLIFTMLTTLRNPLGVNLTDGVADEGGSWWGIRCLEALIECCSDVVAGIRARALTNVAQAIGFLVGNPGNCARLQEVMGFGNAGVHRGSAGGLNELLRKRCVDEKAAVRKAALLLIIKSTDLNGSCIDEVMLKTIAIACSDPLVSIRKAGVLALSEVFRKFSESSVITEWLHAIPRLITDNETSIQTECENLFQELILDRVSRFGSASSSSNTTSHASTSLKWSLEGELESIFSQGVLVLLKGICDGEVAPCVRKICTSLGKKKQLRPAIATALQNIINTSESIWLNHSMPIEKWTAPPGAWLLLSEVSSFLLKAVKWEFLHHHWQLLDNSKSKGEVFSPVRKEEMASLSDVDSSSIAWAGDRVFLLQTISNVSVELPSEPAAELAHDLLQRIEEFNMHSAEVNAHVKALRTICKQKATNSEEGDSLVLKWVHQLISKAICILNNYMLEVSEASKDDTFLTPPRSGNRKGKREAIASESLSRAVTAVFTVGSLVVVSPSADLKGIVPLLHTIITSGSSKAKPKELAGLTVSIKQVALTLYIQSWMTMGKICLADGKLAKRYIPLFVQELEKSDSAALRNNIVVVMADFCVRYTALVDCYIPKITSSLRDPCEVVRRQTFILLSRLLQRDYVKWRGVLFLRFLLSLVDESEKIRHQADFLFGSILKAKAPLLAYNSFVEAIFILNDCNMHSGLSESHGSHGRRLFSIRGNDERSRSKRMHIYVSLLKQMAPEHLLATSAKLCAEILAAASDGALNLDDVTGQSVLQDAFQILACKEMRIQPHRAAAAAEIDEEGGDCGGAVSSARGRVVTQVAKKNLIQNAIPIFIELKRLLESKNSPLTGCLMECLRALLKEYKNEMDDILVADKQLQKELIYDMHKYETAKTRSTVADAVASIQRSAAPRSPTSRTAGATSGAPRASTGNRVHEKLAGKLGAGDEIASAVADVAAAATVRSVLKDMNKGTSTPPLHSMSMPKLKTTSGGDAARGNLPPDVLESLRRRQSFDLDNEN